In Lautropia mirabilis, one DNA window encodes the following:
- a CDS encoding DUF192 domain-containing protein — protein sequence MNAHAEFDTDRVRIHVHHARTWWQRARGLIAHPEPRHGAGMFFPKTNAVHGMGMAHALDIVFLDRDQKVLRCCRLPRFGMRICRRARAVLELREGEVSRLDIRPGMRLQLVPDEDIFSPEGGTFRAAK from the coding sequence ATGAACGCCCATGCCGAATTCGACACGGATCGCGTGCGCATCCACGTGCACCATGCACGTACCTGGTGGCAGCGGGCTCGTGGACTGATTGCGCATCCGGAACCGCGGCACGGCGCCGGCATGTTCTTTCCGAAGACGAATGCCGTCCATGGGATGGGCATGGCGCATGCGCTGGATATCGTGTTTCTGGACCGTGATCAGAAGGTGCTGCGCTGCTGTCGTCTACCACGCTTCGGGATGCGGATCTGTCGCCGTGCCCGTGCGGTGCTGGAGCTTCGGGAAGGTGAAGTCTCCCGGCTGGACATCCGTCCGGGAATGCGGCTGCAACTGGTACCGGATGAAGACATCTTCAGTCCGGAGGGCGGCACGTTCAGGGCGGCGAAGTAA
- a CDS encoding type II secretion system F family protein, with translation MNGWISSVLPFVAVGALVLCIWLFMLAGSRAAAEVPKQQKNEYQDDPPRYWALLGWLGHATTFWVTPLVSPTMRRRLHEQLRRGGLEFALTPEQFVAGQVLGALLALALLVLAWLPHGLPSLPWCVLALVVGAFLPVSWLRDLGARRTRQIAKALPFYLDIITLAIEAGSNMTGALQHAVDKGPTGPMSEELRRVLRDIRAGRTRAESLRALAERLRIPAISNWVAAILTAEKQGSSLGPILRAQADQRRNERFMQAEAMALKAPVKMLFPLMICIFPCTFIIVFFPIAIRIMEGGLF, from the coding sequence ATGAACGGCTGGATTTCATCGGTGCTGCCTTTCGTGGCGGTCGGGGCCTTGGTGTTGTGCATATGGCTCTTCATGCTGGCGGGATCACGGGCTGCGGCCGAGGTACCGAAGCAGCAGAAGAACGAATATCAGGATGATCCGCCGCGCTATTGGGCGCTGCTGGGCTGGCTGGGACATGCGACCACGTTCTGGGTGACGCCGCTGGTGTCGCCGACAATGCGGCGACGGCTGCACGAGCAGTTGCGCCGCGGTGGTCTGGAGTTCGCACTGACGCCGGAGCAGTTCGTGGCCGGTCAGGTGCTGGGCGCGCTGCTGGCCCTGGCGCTGCTGGTGCTGGCGTGGCTGCCGCATGGGTTGCCCAGCCTGCCGTGGTGTGTGCTGGCCCTTGTGGTGGGCGCCTTTCTGCCGGTGAGCTGGCTACGTGACCTAGGGGCCCGTCGCACGCGGCAGATTGCCAAGGCGCTGCCCTTTTACCTGGACATCATCACGTTGGCCATCGAGGCGGGCTCCAACATGACGGGCGCGTTGCAGCATGCGGTGGACAAGGGGCCAACCGGACCGATGTCCGAAGAGTTGCGTCGCGTGCTTCGTGACATCCGCGCGGGCCGAACCCGGGCTGAATCGTTGCGGGCACTGGCCGAACGGTTGCGCATTCCGGCCATTTCCAACTGGGTGGCCGCCATTCTGACGGCCGAGAAGCAGGGCTCCAGCCTGGGACCGATCCTGCGTGCCCAGGCCGATCAGCGACGCAACGAACGCTTCATGCAGGCCGAGGCCATGGCGCTGAAGGCGCCGGTCAAGATGTTGTTTCCGCTGATGATCTGCATATTTCCGTGCACCTTCATCATCGTGTTCTTCCCGATCGCCATCCGGATTATGGAAGGAGGCCTATTCTGA
- a CDS encoding type II secretion system F family protein: MMNASTGFDGWFWVAALSLGVAVVMAVLVLMPGAVKAGEGYRRHFSGRVGHGMKDLLLFVDVDRLFRANLLLCALACGLIWLLTGSLFLVVAVIVALGALPSLLIRHLGAQRRKLFARQLPDAMMLIAGAVRAGASMTLALRQMASELPAPGGQEFELMLRELRLGVTLDDALLNLERRMGCDDLRLFGAAVRIANESGGNLAETLERLADTIRKKMALEDKIMALTAQGRMQGWVMVLLPLGVGAALFAIEPTAMAPLLHSWQGWIVCSVVAVLEIVGLLFIRRIMAIDI, encoded by the coding sequence GCGGTGCTGGTGCTGATGCCGGGTGCCGTGAAGGCCGGCGAGGGCTATCGACGGCATTTCAGCGGTCGCGTGGGACACGGCATGAAGGACCTGCTGCTGTTTGTCGACGTGGACCGGCTGTTTCGCGCCAACCTGCTGCTGTGCGCACTGGCCTGCGGCCTCATCTGGCTGCTGACGGGATCGCTCTTCCTGGTGGTGGCGGTCATTGTCGCGCTGGGGGCACTGCCCAGCCTGCTCATCCGCCACCTGGGCGCACAGCGGCGAAAGCTGTTTGCCCGGCAACTTCCCGACGCCATGATGCTGATTGCCGGCGCGGTGCGCGCGGGTGCCAGCATGACGCTGGCGCTGCGGCAGATGGCCAGCGAGCTGCCTGCACCCGGTGGTCAGGAATTCGAGCTGATGCTGCGGGAGCTGCGGCTGGGGGTGACGCTGGATGATGCGCTGCTGAATCTGGAACGCCGGATGGGTTGTGATGACCTGCGACTGTTCGGGGCCGCCGTGCGCATTGCCAATGAAAGCGGCGGCAACCTGGCCGAGACGCTGGAGCGGCTGGCCGACACCATCCGCAAGAAGATGGCGCTGGAGGACAAGATCATGGCGCTGACCGCGCAGGGTCGGATGCAGGGCTGGGTGATGGTGCTGCTGCCCCTGGGCGTGGGGGCTGCGCTGTTTGCCATCGAGCCCACGGCCATGGCGCCGCTGCTGCACAGCTGGCAAGGCTGGATCGTGTGCAGCGTGGTGGCCGTGCTGGAGATCGTGGGGCTGCTCTTCATCCGCCGCATCATGGCTATCGATATCTGA